The Malus domestica chromosome 13, GDT2T_hap1 genome includes a window with the following:
- the LOC103452065 gene encoding glutamate dehydrogenase 1-like translates to MNALVATNRNFKLAARLLGLDSKLEKSLLIPFREIKVECTIPKDDGSLASFVGFRVQHDNARGPVKKGIRYHPEVDPDEVNALAQLMTWKTAVANIPYGSVKGRRTEQHRRRSQAFADP, encoded by the exons ATGAATGCATTAGTGGCAACGAACAGAAACTTTAAGTTGGCTGCTCGGCTTTTGGGATTGGACTCCAAGCTTGAGAAAAGTTTACTTATACCATTTAGGGAAATCAAG GTTGAGTGTACTATACCGAAAGACGATGGCAGTTTGGCTTCATTTGTTGGCTTCAGGGTTCAACATGACAATGCTAGAGGCCCCGTGAAGAAAGGAATCAGATATCACCCAGAG GTTGATCCGGATGAGGTGAATGCTTTAGCACAGCTGATGACATGGAAGACGGCCGTAGCCAACATCCCATATGGGAGTGTCAAAGGAAGAAGAACAGAGCAACATCGGCGAAGATCTCAAGCGTTTGCGGATCCATGA